The Methylomonas sp. UP202 DNA window CGTCGCTGTTCAAATAGCCGTACAAGGCCGCTAGAGTTTTCATGCGGGCGTTTTTGCCGGCGGCAATGTCGTGCGGCGCATCGCCAATGTAGACGCAGCGCTCGGGTGTTACGCCGGCCAACCGGCAAGCTTCGAACATCGGCTCCGGATGCGGCTTGCTAAACGCGGTGGTGTCGCCGCTGACCGCGCAAGCCACGCGCGTATCCAGCGCCAGCGCTCGCAACAACGGCGACGTAAATCGCTGCTTTTTGTTGGTCACGACCCCCCACTTCAAACCGGCGGTTTCGATGGCGTCCAGGCAATCGACGATGCCGTCGAAAAAGCGACTGTGTTCGGCAATATTGGCCTGATAGGCGTCCAACATGTCGCTCAACATCGTTTGCGCCGTGGCTTCGTCCACCGTAACCGCTTGCCGAATCATCGCCATGGCGCCCCGCGAAATCGCCGGCTTCACCGTCGCCGGATCAATTTCGGCAAAACCGTGCGCCGCCAGGGTTCGATTTAGACAGGCGATCAGGTCCGGCGCGGTATCGACCAGCGTCCCGTCCAAATCGAACAAGACGCACTCGAGTTTGAAGTCGGTCATGCGGTCTATTCCGGACGCGCGAATGCGGCAATGTAATTGACGTCGATATCGCGGCCCAGACTGAAGCGCTTGGCGAACGGGTTGTATTCGATGCCGGTCATTGCCTGCAATTCCAGACCGCCGGCCCGCGCCATTCGATCCAATTCGGCCGGTTTGATAAAGGTTTTATATTCGTGAGTGCCCTTCGGCACCATTTTCAGCAGATGCTCGGCGGCGACGATCGCCAGCAGCCAAGCCTTCGGCACCCGGTTCAAGGTCGAAAAAAACACCAGACCGCCCGGTTTGACCAACGTCGCGCACGCCTTGACCACCGAAGCCGGATCGGGAACGTGCTCCAACATTTCCATACAGGTCACCACGTCGAAGCCGCCCGGCTCCTCGGCCGCCAATTGTTCGGCGCTGACCTTGCGGTAATTGACCGCCACGCCGGTTTCCAGACTGTGCAGATCGGCGATATCCAGCAAATCTTCGCTCAGATCGATACCCAAGGCATCGGCGCCCTGCCCGGCCAAACCTTCGGTCAGAATGCCGCCGCCGCAACCGACGTCAACCACCCGCTTGCCGGCCAAATCGACTTGCCGGCCGATGAATGCCAAGCGAAGCGGATTAACGGCGTGCAAGGTATGCAATTCGCCGTTCGGGTCCCACCAGCGCTCCGCTTGAGCGCCGAACTTATGAATTTCGTGAGGATGTACGTTGTCTGCTGCCGTCATGATCTACCGCGCGCTGTGTAAGTTGGCGATAGTTTACTTTAACACTAGGTTATTCGTCATGCGGCAACTGCAAGCATTCGGTTCGCCGCGACCCGCATCGTCGAATGGCGTTGAAATCGGCCGTCCAAGCACCCAAGATTGTCAGCGTTACTCGAGACGGGCAATTCTCCCCAACTTCCGCCGGATTTGGCTAGACTAAGCCTTCCACTCACCCAGAAGCGGCGTATGCGGGAAGAAAGCAAAACCGAAGACCACAAGCTGGACATCCAGCGCATTATCCAGTGGCTGGACGACGACGGCATATTGTCGAAAGCAGACTTGGAAAAATGCCGCCAATACGCGGCCGCCAAAATTAACCTCAACAAGCATCCGTTGAAAATTTTGAGCGAATGCGAATTGGCCGACCGCAGTCAACTCGGCAAGCTGCTGACTCAGGAAGACCTCACCCAATGGCTGGCCAAAAAGCTGGCGCTGCCCTACTACTATTTCGACCCGCTGAAAATCGACGTACCCAGCGTTACCGCGATCTTCAGCAAAGCCTATGCGGTCAATTACAACATCCTGCCGATCAAGATCAACGACGAAGAAATTGTCGTCGCCACCGCCGAGCCCTTCATCCGCGCCTGGCAACTGGATCTGGCCAAGATGCACCACGGCAAGATTCGCTGCGTGTTCGCCAATCCCGACGAAATCAAGCGCTATCTGGACGAGTTTTACAACTTTTCGCAATCGCTGAAAGGCGCGCAAACCCAAAACGAAGGGCGCGGCGGCGGCCAGAACTTCGAGCAATTGGTCGAACTCAGCAAAATGGCGGATCTGGACGCCAACAACCAGCACGTCGTCAATCTGGTCAATTGGCTGCTGCAATACGCTTTCGACCAACGCGCCAGCGACATCCACATCGAGCCACGCCGCCAGCAAGGCAACGTGCGCTTTCGGATCGACGGCATCCTGCACCACGTCTACCAGTTGCCGATGCCGATCATGAACGCGGTGTTGAGCCGGCTGAAAATCCTGGGACGGATGAACATCGCCGAAAAGCGTTTGCCGCAAGACGGCCGCATCAAAACCCAAATGAATGCCAAGGAAATCGAATTGCGGCTATCGACAATGCCGACCGCGTTCGGCGAAAAACTGGTGATGCGGATATTCGACCCGGAAGTGCTGCTGCGCGATTACGAACAACTCGGCTTTAACAAGCAGGAATTGGCGATCTGGAATCGGATGACCGGCCAGACCCACGGCATCATCCTGGTGACCGGGCCGACCGGTTCCGGCAAGACCACGACGCTGTATTCGACGCTGAAACGGCTGGCGACGCCGGAAATCAATCTGTGCACCGTCGAAGACCCGATCGAGCAAATCGAACCGGTCTTCAACCAGATGCAGGTGCAGGCCAATATCGGCCTAGACTTCGCCAGCGGCATCCGCACCCTGCTGCGCCAGGACCCCGACATCATCATGGTCGGCGAGATCCGCGACTTGGAAACCGCCGAAATGGCGGTGCAAGCCTCGCTGACCGGCCATCTGGTCATCTCGACGCTGCACACCAATAACGCCCCGGCCGCCGTCACCCGCTTGCTGAATTTGGGCGTGCCCGGCTACCTGATTCAGCAAACCGTATTGGGCGTGATGGCGCAGCGCTTGATCCGGGTCTTATGCAAGCATTGCAAAACGCCGGTCGCCGTCGACGACGCCCAATGGCAAGCCCTGGTCGCGCCGTTCCGAGTGGCCCCACCCAAGCAAATCCACCGCGCCACCGGCTGCAAGGAATGCCGCAACACCGGCTTCGCCGGCCGGATCGGCATCTACGAAATCTTCGAGAACAGCCAGACTTTGGAAAAACTGATCGTCGAAGGTTGCGACACGGCCTTGCTGCAAAAACAAGCCATCAAGGAAGGCATGCGCCCGCTCCGCCTCAGCGGCGCCGAAAAAGTCGCGGCCGGCATCACGACCATCGAAGAAGTCCTCCGAGTCGCGCCGGAGCGGATTGAATTTTAGCGGTCGGCGGAATCGCGGGGCAAAGTCTAGGCGCGGCTGAACCAGTGACGATGACATGTTCGATCATCACATCCGAAGAATTATCCGTAGAGGAATAACACCGTTCTAGAAGTTGTGAAATGCAGAAATCGACCCTTTGCTGCCTGTCACTCAAAGTGATTCAATGGCAGAAACTGGATCAATACCAGCCATAACTAACTGTCACCGATGAAATACAGAAAGAACAATTGCGTGCTAATCGATACATTGGCATGTCAATGGTCATTTTCAGGTATATATACTTCTAACAGCTTATTAACTTAATAGTGTTCCACAATGAATTGGATAATACCATTTAAAGGAAGACGCCATTCCGGTGCATTAAATCAGAATTTTTTGTACCAAAGCAGCAATATTTATGTAATGGACAACCATAGGGCAGCATTATGGTGCTGGCTCAATTTCTACAAAGATGACCTGAAGGATGTAGGCGTATTTCACCTAGATCGACATAGTGATGCGGAGCGAAGCAATCTGCCTAGCTGGGTTTCGCAAGCTACCTCGCCAATACATGTCAGTTCAATGGACATACAGTCCTATCTGGACGCAGTCGATAAAGAATGCCCACCGACAAAGCTTTTTAGGTGGGACAACTATCTCTCCATTTTTCTTGATATGTATCGTGATGACATTAATTGCTTCGATTTTTCCGTATATGAGGGAGATGCGATAAATCATCCTTGTACTGTTAAGCGCATGCCTTGGGAGCTTCCAGAAAACATAAGCTTTTGGCTATCTGAGGGTAAATGGATATTGAACATCGATCTAGACTATTTTTTTTATAAAGTAGATGAATCAATTGAGAAAATGTATTCTGATGAATATTTACACTCTTTCTTTAACAAGGTTAGCCTCGTAGCTAAACGAGACGCAGAGGTTGTTGTTACTATTTGCTTTAGCCCCGAGTGCTGTGGAAGCTGGGCTTATGCAGAAAAAATATGGTATATAGCAGAATCATATTTAAAAACAGGGTTAGTTTTACCACCCTAACAAGTCATCCAAGCCTATTAGTTAAAATTGGATGTTCAAAAATACTCCACGATCAACAGGATTTGGCCGAACCTGCTAAAGGGCAAGATTGAGCCAAAAAAAACGATGTGTTCTACAGTGTAGGCTGCATTTAGTCTTTACCGTTCTCGTTCTTTGAGTTAACTAACAAATAATATACAGAGAGGGCAATAGTGAAGTTCTTCGCGAACAAATTAAATGGAAATTTTCTCCGGAATGTACTGCCTGGGCCGGACGTCGAGGTTGATTGGGTACGGGCTGCTATTGCCTACGGTAGCGATTCATCTACCTTGATCGATAACTGCATAAGCAATCATCGAAGACTTGATATTTGGATGAGGTACGACCACACAGTACCTGTTGCTCCACCCCTTTTGAAGAAACTACTACAAAGCACTAATCAGAACATTTTTTGCTATTTAATACCGGATGTTCACCATGCTAAGGTGATCTGGTGGAAAAATCACGGCGTATATATTGGGTCCGCAAATCTAACGGACCGCGCTTGGATTACAAATATCGAGTTCGGTGTTTTCATTCCAGAAAACGATCTTGAGGTTAGTGGTGAAATTTCTGAAATAGAATTATTTTTCGATTTTCTTGAGAACTGCGATGCAGCTTTCGAGTTGAATGATGAGATCGTTAAAGAGCAGGAAAAAATATGGGCTCTTAGGAGCCATAAGGAAGACCAACTTAACAGAGAAGTGGAAGCTATAAGAAAGATTAAGAAATGGGAAGGGCCCGCCTACATTACAAGCAAGGTCGGTGCAAAAGAAAGGCAAAAGGAAAATTTTATTAATGAGTGGATAAACGGTCTTACCATATTGAAATCGATTGCGGAAATAGCCCCAACCTATCGTCCGTCGTGGATGAATAAAGATGTACCAGCGGCATGGCAGGCAGATCAGTTTCTGCACGCTTATTACTACAACGAGGTAATAGATGGAGTTAAGCACCCGTTCGAAGATTATTACCAAAGGAATAAAAATGATCCTGCGCGGGCGTTAAATAATGCTCTTAAATGGTGGTCTCAACTCAGAGAACCGCCATCAAGTGAAGATGAGAATTGTCATGTACGTGCACCATTAATTCAAAGGACCCTCTCCGTTAATGGCTTAAGCTCGTTGACAATTGAACAGTTTACCGCAGTATGTCGTGCTAACCATTCGACGGTAGATCATGTTAGGCGCATGACACTCGACGAATTAGGGATTCCCTTAAATGATGATTCTGGCAGTGTTGATCGTGTGGAAGCATTTTCAAATCTTATATGGTCCAAAAGAAACGCAAGAGGTGAGAGCATCACCGATCTACTTCGATTTGTTTTAGATGGCGGGCCAAAAGATGAATTACCTACTCGCATATTTGAGGCTGCAAGGGCATCAGAAAGAAAGTTTCCCCATATGGGCACAAATCAATTTGCCGAACTTGCTGGTTGGGCTCGACCAGATATGTGCCCGCCGCGTAATGGTAGAACGAGTAAGGGATTGCGCGCCCTTGGGTATCATGTACGTGTTTTTTAAGCGTTTTGCCTTTATGACGGCCGATCAATAAATTTTCGCTAATGGGGCTGCACTGACTTTTCACCTATGAGCTAATTCATTGAACGACAGCATTCGGTTTTATCGCCGCCAAACGGTGAAATCCTTGAATGTCGCGTAATGGCCGCCTGCGGCCGGCGTACTCGCCGCGCATTAGCAATCCGTAAAAACCCCGCCGGGAACCCAGAGCCGGAACATCTTAAGCCGTCGCCGATAACCAGCAATAAGTTCAATTGACCATCCGCGAACTTACCGAATATCTCCCAACTTGGGGCCATACGCGCCATTCTTAAAACTCAGTATGAAAGTCGTTGGACAAGGTAAGGACATCACTGTGTCGGAAAACCATCAATCGCGGCTGAAGCCGCTCCGCCGATCTTTTTTCATTCTCCGAGGCAAAATCGCGTTGATGAACGCTAGGTAAATTCAGTGAAATGGCCCGTTTGTTCGGATCAATCCGGTACGACGGTTCAGCGGGGATTCGTTTTCGCACTGTTACGGATGCCGAACTCCATACGTCACGGACGGATCGAAGCTTGCCGTCCATGGCACTGGATGCCTACTTCCGGGTAGGGATGACGGCGGCGCTTAAATCTGGCAACTTAGAATTAATCCCGCCAGAAATCGTAAAAATTAAACCATTGTCGCGGGGCGGCCAGACAGTGGTGTTGCAAACGCTCGGCGTAGCGGCGGACGGCGGCATGGATGACTGCGTCGCGGTTGGCGCGGGTCCAGGTCAAGCCGTCGCTGAACGGCTCGAAAATGATCCGGTGCCGGCCGGCCTGTTTGATACAGAACAAGCCGTAAACCGGGCATTGCAACAAGCCGGCCAGCACGAACGGACCCTGAGGCAACGGCGCCGGCGCGCCAAGAAAGTCTGCCCACGCTATCCGGCCGCCGCCCACCGGCGTGCGGTCGGCGGCGATGACCACCAACTCGCCCTGCTCGATTTTTTCGGCCAAGCGCATCGCCACGCCGGCGTCGATCTCGGTAACTTGCAGCAAGTTCAGCGCGCTAGCCGGATTGTAGCGCGCCAACAAACGGTT harbors:
- a CDS encoding HAD-IA family hydrolase gives rise to the protein MTDFKLECVLFDLDGTLVDTAPDLIACLNRTLAAHGFAEIDPATVKPAISRGAMAMIRQAVTVDEATAQTMLSDMLDAYQANIAEHSRFFDGIVDCLDAIETAGLKWGVVTNKKQRFTSPLLRALALDTRVACAVSGDTTAFSKPHPEPMFEACRLAGVTPERCVYIGDAPHDIAAGKNARMKTLAALYGYLNSDDQPDTWGADAMIEHPRQLTQWIQTSLCH
- the ubiG gene encoding bifunctional 2-polyprenyl-6-hydroxyphenol methylase/3-demethylubiquinol 3-O-methyltransferase UbiG, yielding MTAADNVHPHEIHKFGAQAERWWDPNGELHTLHAVNPLRLAFIGRQVDLAGKRVVDVGCGGGILTEGLAGQGADALGIDLSEDLLDIADLHSLETGVAVNYRKVSAEQLAAEEPGGFDVVTCMEMLEHVPDPASVVKACATLVKPGGLVFFSTLNRVPKAWLLAIVAAEHLLKMVPKGTHEYKTFIKPAELDRMARAGGLELQAMTGIEYNPFAKRFSLGRDIDVNYIAAFARPE
- a CDS encoding GspE/PulE family protein, which produces MREESKTEDHKLDIQRIIQWLDDDGILSKADLEKCRQYAAAKINLNKHPLKILSECELADRSQLGKLLTQEDLTQWLAKKLALPYYYFDPLKIDVPSVTAIFSKAYAVNYNILPIKINDEEIVVATAEPFIRAWQLDLAKMHHGKIRCVFANPDEIKRYLDEFYNFSQSLKGAQTQNEGRGGGQNFEQLVELSKMADLDANNQHVVNLVNWLLQYAFDQRASDIHIEPRRQQGNVRFRIDGILHHVYQLPMPIMNAVLSRLKILGRMNIAEKRLPQDGRIKTQMNAKEIELRLSTMPTAFGEKLVMRIFDPEVLLRDYEQLGFNKQELAIWNRMTGQTHGIILVTGPTGSGKTTTLYSTLKRLATPEINLCTVEDPIEQIEPVFNQMQVQANIGLDFASGIRTLLRQDPDIIMVGEIRDLETAEMAVQASLTGHLVISTLHTNNAPAAVTRLLNLGVPGYLIQQTVLGVMAQRLIRVLCKHCKTPVAVDDAQWQALVAPFRVAPPKQIHRATGCKECRNTGFAGRIGIYEIFENSQTLEKLIVEGCDTALLQKQAIKEGMRPLRLSGAEKVAAGITTIEEVLRVAPERIEF
- a CDS encoding phospholipase D-like domain-containing protein — encoded protein: MKFFANKLNGNFLRNVLPGPDVEVDWVRAAIAYGSDSSTLIDNCISNHRRLDIWMRYDHTVPVAPPLLKKLLQSTNQNIFCYLIPDVHHAKVIWWKNHGVYIGSANLTDRAWITNIEFGVFIPENDLEVSGEISEIELFFDFLENCDAAFELNDEIVKEQEKIWALRSHKEDQLNREVEAIRKIKKWEGPAYITSKVGAKERQKENFINEWINGLTILKSIAEIAPTYRPSWMNKDVPAAWQADQFLHAYYYNEVIDGVKHPFEDYYQRNKNDPARALNNALKWWSQLREPPSSEDENCHVRAPLIQRTLSVNGLSSLTIEQFTAVCRANHSTVDHVRRMTLDELGIPLNDDSGSVDRVEAFSNLIWSKRNARGESITDLLRFVLDGGPKDELPTRIFEAARASERKFPHMGTNQFAELAGWARPDMCPPRNGRTSKGLRALGYHVRVF